A part of Apodemus sylvaticus chromosome 19, mApoSyl1.1, whole genome shotgun sequence genomic DNA contains:
- the Col10a1 gene encoding collagen alpha-1(X) chain, whose protein sequence is MLPKIPFLLLMSLTLVQGMFYAERYQTPTGIKGPLASPKTQYFIPYAIKSKGIPVRGEQGIPGPPGPAGPRGHPGPSGPPGKPGYGSPGLQGEPGLPGPPGISAPGKPGLPGPPGKPGQRGPYGHKGDIGPAGLPGPRGPPGPPGIPGPAGISVPGKPGQQGLTGAPGPRGFPGEKGAPGAPGVNGQKGETGYGAPGRPGERGLPGPQGPIGPPGPPGVGRRGENGIPGQPGIKGDRGFPGEMGPSGPPGPQGPPGKQGREGIGKPGATGSPGQPGIPGEKGHPGAPGIAGPPGAPGFGKQGLPGLRGQRGPAGLPGAPGAKGEQGPAGHPGEPGLTGSPGNIGPQGPKGIPGNHGIPGAKGETGMVGPAGPPGARGARGPPGLDGKTGYPGEPGLNGPKGNPGLPGPKGDPGVGGAPGLRGPVGPVGAKGVPGHNGEAGPRGEPGIPGTRGPIGPPGVPGFPGSKGDPGNPGAPGPAGIATKGLNGPTGPPGPPGPRGHSGEPGLPGPPGPPGPPGQAVMPDGFTKAGQRPRLSGMPLVSANHGVTGMPVSAFTVILSKAYPAVGAPIPFDEILYNRQQHYDPRSGIFTCKIPGIYYFSYHVHVKGTHVWVGLYKNGTPTMYTYDEYSKGYLDQASGSAILELTENDQVWLQLPNAESNGLYSSEYVHSSFSGFLVAPM, encoded by the exons ATGCTGCCAAAAATCCCCTTTCTGCTGCTAATGTCCTTGACTCTGGTTCAGGGAATGTTTTATGCTGAACGGTACCAGACGCCCACAGGCATAAAGGGCCCGCTTGCCAGCCCCAAGACACAATACTTCATCCCATACGCCATAAAGAGTAAAG GGATTCCAGTAAGAGGAGAACAAGGCATTCCTGGTCCACCAGGCCCAGCCGGACCTCGAGGACACCCAGGTCCCTCAGGACCGCCAGGAAAGCCGGGCTATGGAAGTCCTGGACTCCAAGGAGAGCCAGGGTTGCCAGGACCACCAGGAATATCAGCCCCAGGGAAGCCAGGCCTGCCAGGCCCGCCAGGCAAACCAGGGCAGAGAGGACCATATGGGCACAAAGGAGATATTGGCCCAGCCGGCTTACCAGGACCTCGGGGCCCTCCAGGCCCACCTGGAATCCCTGGCCCAGCTGGAATTTCTGTGCCAGGAAAACCTGGACAGCAGGGACTTACAGGCGCCCCAGGACCTAGGGGCTTTCCTGGGGAAAAGGGGGCACCAGGAGCCCCTGGTGTGAATGGGCAGAAAGGGGAAACAGGATATGGCGCTCCTGGCCGTCCAGGTGAGAGGGGTCTTCCAGGCCCTCAAGGTCCCATAGGACCCCCTGGCCCCCCTGGAGTGGGAAGAAGAGGTGAAAATGGCATCCCAGGACAGCCGGGCATCAAAGGTGACCGGGGTTTCCCTGGAGAAATGGGACCATCGGGTCCACCGGGTCCCCAAGGTCCTCCTGGGAAGCAAGGACGAGAAGGCATTGGGAAGCCAGGAGCCACTGGATCCCCTGGTCAGCCAGGTATCCCAGGAGAAAAAGGCCACCCAGGGGCTCCAGGAATAGCTGGGCCTCCAGGAGCTCCTGGCTTTGGAAAACAAGGCTTGCCAGGTTTGAGGGGACAAAGGGGACCTGCTGGCCTTCCCGGAGCTCCAGGTGCCAAAGGGGAACAAGGACCAGCAGGTCATCCTGGAGAGCCAGGTCTGACTGGATCCCCTGGGAATATAGGACCCCAAGGACCTAAAGGAATCCCAGGGAACCATGGAATCCCAGGTGCTAAAGGTGAGACAGGTATGGTTGGGCCTGCAGGGCCCCCCGGGGCTAGAGGAGCAAGGGGTCCCCCTGGGTTAGATGGAAAAACAGGGTATCCTGGGGAACCAGGTCTCAATGGCCCTAAGGGTAACCCAGGGTTACCAGGACCGAAAGGTGATCCTGGAGTGGGTGGAGCCCCTGGTCTTCGAGGTCCTGTTGGCCCTGTAGGAGCTAAAGGAGTACCTGGACACAATGGTGAGGCAGGTCCAAGAGGTGAACCTGGAATACCAGGTACCAGAGGCCCCATTGGGCCACCAGGTGTCCCAGGATTCCCTGGATCTAAGGGTGACCCCGGAAACCCAGGTGCTCCAGGCCCAGCTGGCATAGCAACCAAGGGCCTCAATGGACCCACTGGTCCTCCAGGTCCTCCTGGTCCAAGAGGTCACAGTGGAGAACCTGGTCTCCCAGGTCCCCCAGGGCCTCCGGGACCTCCCGGCCAAGCAGTCATGCCTGATGGCTTCACAAAGGCAGGCCAGAGGCCCCGGCTTTCTGGGATGCCTCTTGTCAGTGCTAACCATGGGGTAACAGGCATGCCCGTGTCTGCTTTTACTGTCATTCTCTCTAAAGCTTACCCAGCAGTAGGCGCCCCCATCCCATTTGATGAGATTTTGTACAACAGGCAGCAGCATTATGACCCGAGATCTGGAATCTTTACCTGTAAGATCCCGGGAATATACTATTTCTCCTACCACGTGCACGTGAAGGGGACTCACGTTTGGGTAGGCCTGTATAAGAACGGCACGCCCACGATGTACACATATGATGAGTACAGCAAAGGTTACTTGGATCAGGCTTCCGGGAGCGCAATCCTGGAGCTCACAGAAAATGACCAGGTGTGGCTCCAGTTGCCCAATGCAGAATCCAACGGCCTCTACTCCTCTGAGTACGTCCACTCGTCCTTCTCAGGGTTCCTAGTGGCTCCCATGTGA